A single Thermofilaceae archaeon DNA region contains:
- a CDS encoding PadR family transcriptional regulator, with product MHEHEWEHKHECGHKHFCGPPPFIPPGFGPPGFWPPPGLHVRGLLHLAILKILKEQPLHGSEIQRLLKERYGLEVSGPAVYGALKKLEAFGLVVATWDTTGPGPARRIYRITEEGAAYLDTAAEKLRKLKDFIDKLTS from the coding sequence ATGCACGAGCACGAGTGGGAGCACAAGCACGAATGTGGGCATAAGCACTTCTGCGGACCCCCGCCCTTCATACCCCCGGGCTTCGGGCCGCCGGGCTTCTGGCCGCCGCCGGGGCTCCACGTCAGGGGTCTGCTGCACCTGGCCATACTCAAGATCTTGAAGGAGCAACCCCTGCACGGCAGCGAGATACAGCGGCTCTTGAAGGAGCGGTACGGCCTCGAGGTTTCGGGGCCCGCCGTCTACGGGGCTTTGAAGAAGCTCGAAGCCTTCGGCCTCGTTGTGGCCACTTGGGACACAACGGGGCCGGGCCCCGCTCGGAGGATCTACAGGATCACCGAGGAGGGCGCCGCGTACCTCGATACGGCCGCCGAGAAGCTGAGGAAGCTGAAGGACTTCATCGATAAGCTAACATCTTAA